A single genomic interval of Spirosoma taeanense harbors:
- the thrC gene encoding threonine synthase encodes MRFYSTNNPQATVSAEEALFHSMPSDKGLYMPTPLPQLGAGFFERIAGQSLAEIGFAISEALFSNEISQADLEELTHRSFPFDTPVVNLEPGTTSVLELFHGPSLAFKDVGARYMAALMSYYSNRNDKEVNILVATSGDTGGAVAMGFHNVPGVRVSILYPSGRVSDLQEKQLTTLGGNVQAFEVDGSFDDCQAIVKQAFIDAELNTNLSLSSANSINIFRLIPQGFYYVRAYGQVRQYGKPVVFSTPSGNFGNLSAGVIVQQMGLPVSHFIAATNLNHVVPSYIKSGQYLPKESVATISNAMDVGSPSNFVRLAHLYGDDHDRFKAQMSGYFYNDEETRAGMKRIFDVYNYVACPHTAIGIMALEAYQKEKKQDVVGVSLATAHPAKFKPLVEEVLGRPVDVPERLAILADRPKQSIRIPAQYDAFKESLLQTVA; translated from the coding sequence ATGCGTTTCTACAGTACGAATAATCCGCAGGCTACCGTGTCTGCCGAGGAAGCTCTTTTCCACAGTATGCCCAGTGATAAGGGCTTGTATATGCCCACGCCCCTTCCCCAGCTGGGCGCTGGTTTCTTTGAGCGGATTGCCGGACAGTCATTGGCTGAAATTGGCTTTGCCATCAGCGAAGCTTTATTTAGTAATGAAATTAGTCAGGCAGACTTAGAAGAGCTAACGCATCGGTCGTTTCCGTTTGACACACCAGTAGTGAACTTAGAGCCGGGCACGACAAGTGTGCTGGAATTATTTCATGGGCCTTCACTGGCGTTCAAAGACGTTGGTGCCCGCTATATGGCGGCTCTGATGTCGTATTACTCGAATCGTAATGATAAAGAAGTAAATATTCTGGTAGCCACGTCTGGCGATACCGGTGGCGCTGTGGCAATGGGTTTTCACAATGTGCCGGGCGTACGGGTTTCAATTCTTTACCCAAGCGGTCGGGTTAGCGATCTGCAGGAAAAGCAGCTGACCACGTTGGGTGGTAATGTGCAGGCCTTTGAAGTAGATGGCTCTTTTGATGATTGCCAGGCAATTGTTAAGCAAGCCTTTATTGATGCTGAACTGAATACCAACTTATCGTTGTCCTCAGCTAATTCGATAAATATCTTCCGGCTAATTCCTCAGGGCTTTTATTACGTGCGGGCCTACGGACAAGTTCGTCAATATGGCAAACCGGTTGTGTTTTCTACGCCGAGCGGCAATTTCGGCAATCTGAGTGCGGGCGTAATTGTTCAGCAGATGGGATTACCGGTATCCCATTTTATAGCCGCTACGAATCTCAACCATGTTGTACCGTCCTACATAAAATCAGGTCAGTATCTGCCTAAGGAATCCGTTGCCACAATTTCAAATGCAATGGATGTTGGCAGCCCCAGCAACTTTGTTCGTCTGGCACATTTGTATGGCGACGATCATGACCGCTTCAAAGCGCAGATGTCTGGTTACTTTTACAATGATGAAGAAACCCGGGCAGGCATGAAGCGGATTTTTGATGTTTATAACTACGTCGCCTGTCCTCACACCGCCATTGGTATCATGGCACTGGAAGCTTATCAGAAAGAAAAAAAGCAGGATGTTGTGGGTGTATCATTAGCAACGGCGCACCCCGCCAAATTTAAGCCCCTTGTAGAGGAAGTGTTGGGGCGGCCGGTTGATGTACCGGAACGACTGGCGATTCTGGCCGATCGGCCAAAGCAAAGTATTCGAATACCCGCGCAGTATGACGCATTTAAAGAATCACTACTCCAGACAGTAGCTTGA
- a CDS encoding tetratricopeptide repeat protein, whose translation MSIGFTMGQGGATLADEYYKAGEFEKAANEYSKLLKTDVTWARLSRYVNSLLKSNKAEDALKYVRKQQRSDEQNRAYYELLAGQLATLRSDTTQAKELFSAALQSSKASVSKLEKIATAFNEAAEPRWAIRALVMAREVSKEPASYSEDLMTLYKATGQTEKAIDEIITTSKQSDKKEAVLASLQGFINTKDEPLVEKALYNKIQQEPNELAYNELLIWYFVQKQRFSRALLQEKATDKRLKLNGGRVYDLGMLAMNNKEYKTAAEAFDYVITTYPQGQLYPFARRLVINAREEQVKNTYPVDKAEIRKLINDYQRMLQEIGTSNKTLEALRSTANLYGTYLDSKDTALTVLDLAIDLGKTDKNFVDRCKLDKGDIYLLKGEPWESTLLYSQVEKSQKEELLGYEAKLKNAKLYYYKGDFAVSKDILDILKLATSREIANDAEQLSLLIVDNTGMDSTEAAMREYAAIDLLLFQNKTDEAVDKLNQMWKKYAEHSLADEVLWLRANTYMKQGKNAEALEDLKKIVATYPTDILGDDALFTQGKIYEERLKDKQAAMDAYQKILTQYPGSIFGAEARKRFRALRGDTLN comes from the coding sequence TTGTCTATTGGGTTCACGATGGGTCAGGGTGGGGCGACACTGGCTGACGAGTATTATAAAGCCGGCGAGTTTGAAAAGGCGGCCAACGAATACAGCAAGCTGCTGAAAACTGATGTGACCTGGGCGCGGCTATCGCGATACGTAAACAGTCTCCTGAAAAGCAACAAAGCTGAAGATGCCCTTAAGTATGTTCGCAAACAGCAGCGCAGTGACGAGCAAAACCGGGCCTATTATGAATTATTAGCGGGACAACTAGCAACGCTACGTAGCGATACAACCCAGGCAAAAGAACTGTTCAGTGCAGCGCTTCAATCAAGTAAAGCGTCAGTATCAAAGCTGGAAAAGATTGCTACGGCCTTTAACGAGGCCGCAGAGCCCCGCTGGGCGATTCGCGCGTTGGTAATGGCCCGAGAGGTCAGTAAAGAGCCAGCGTCGTACAGCGAGGATTTAATGACGCTGTATAAAGCCACCGGCCAAACTGAGAAAGCAATTGACGAAATTATTACTACCAGCAAACAATCTGATAAAAAAGAAGCTGTGCTGGCATCATTACAGGGATTTATTAACACTAAAGATGAACCTCTTGTGGAAAAAGCCTTGTATAATAAAATTCAGCAGGAGCCGAATGAGCTTGCCTACAACGAACTTCTAATCTGGTACTTTGTCCAGAAGCAGAGATTCAGCCGGGCTTTGCTTCAGGAAAAAGCAACTGATAAGCGGCTTAAGCTGAATGGTGGTCGAGTATATGACCTTGGCATGCTAGCAATGAATAACAAAGAATATAAAACCGCAGCTGAGGCATTTGATTACGTTATCACAACCTATCCACAGGGCCAGTTGTATCCGTTTGCTCGTCGTCTAGTGATCAATGCTCGGGAGGAACAGGTAAAAAATACTTACCCGGTGGATAAAGCTGAAATTCGTAAGCTTATCAACGATTACCAGCGCATGCTGCAGGAAATTGGAACGAGCAATAAAACGCTGGAAGCTTTACGGAGTACTGCCAATCTGTATGGCACGTATCTGGACAGTAAAGACACCGCCCTGACAGTTCTGGATCTGGCAATTGATCTGGGTAAAACCGACAAAAATTTTGTCGATCGGTGTAAGCTCGATAAAGGCGATATCTATTTACTGAAAGGGGAGCCCTGGGAATCTACACTGCTGTACTCCCAAGTAGAGAAATCGCAGAAAGAAGAATTGCTTGGGTATGAAGCAAAGCTTAAAAATGCGAAACTTTATTACTACAAAGGTGATTTTGCCGTTTCCAAAGATATTCTGGACATCCTGAAACTGGCTACCTCCCGCGAGATTGCCAACGACGCCGAGCAGTTGAGTTTATTAATTGTGGATAACACCGGCATGGATAGTACCGAGGCAGCCATGCGTGAATACGCAGCAATTGATCTGTTACTTTTTCAGAACAAAACAGATGAGGCTGTGGATAAACTCAACCAGATGTGGAAAAAGTATGCCGAACATAGTCTGGCCGATGAAGTACTTTGGCTACGCGCCAATACGTACATGAAGCAGGGAAAAAACGCCGAAGCGCTCGAAGATCTCAAAAAGATCGTCGCTACGTACCCGACTGATATCTTGGGAGATGACGCTTTATTCACTCAGGGCAAAATCTACGAAGAACGTTTAAAGGATAAACAGGCTGCCATGGATGCTTACCAGAAAATACTGACTCAGTATCCGGGTAGCATTTTTGGAGCGGAGGCTCGTAAGCGGTTTCGAGCATTACGGGGTGATACCCTCAATTAA
- a CDS encoding class I SAM-dependent methyltransferase yields the protein MEAITHCPVCNHTQFSPYLVCKDYLVSNQEFSIQQCLNCSFRFTNPRPNADEIGSYYKSDQYVSHNDSSSGPVNTVYRLVRNYTLRTKLKLINTLHTGTGRLLDVGCGTGAFLEICQKGGWQVAGMEPDPDARTIAATKLNVDIKPTLKSIGLEKPFDIITLWHVLEHIADIDLALQTLHALLSEKGSLLIAVPNSDSYDAQYFKQYWAAYDVPRHLHHFTPKTIEPLFKKYGFSLVGQRPMVFDAYYISMLSTRYQTGKTDYIKSFQIGLKSNMEASRTGNSSSITYLFKK from the coding sequence TTGGAAGCTATCACTCACTGCCCGGTTTGCAACCACACCCAGTTTAGCCCCTATTTAGTTTGTAAGGATTACCTGGTAAGCAACCAGGAATTTTCGATTCAGCAATGTTTGAATTGTAGCTTCCGGTTTACTAATCCGCGACCTAATGCAGATGAAATTGGCTCTTATTATAAATCTGATCAATACGTTTCGCACAATGATTCGAGTAGCGGACCAGTAAATACAGTTTATCGACTTGTCAGAAATTATACGTTACGCACGAAGTTAAAATTAATCAATACCTTACATACAGGTACCGGTCGGCTTCTGGATGTTGGCTGCGGAACTGGCGCGTTTTTAGAAATATGCCAGAAGGGAGGGTGGCAGGTAGCGGGTATGGAACCTGATCCAGATGCCCGGACCATCGCGGCCACCAAGCTTAACGTAGATATAAAGCCTACGCTGAAAAGTATAGGTTTAGAAAAGCCCTTCGATATCATTACCCTCTGGCATGTGCTCGAACACATTGCTGATATAGACCTGGCACTCCAAACTCTGCACGCCCTGCTTTCCGAAAAAGGTTCCTTATTGATTGCTGTCCCAAACTCTGACTCATACGATGCGCAGTATTTCAAACAGTATTGGGCAGCTTATGACGTACCGCGCCACTTACATCATTTCACCCCTAAAACTATCGAGCCCTTATTTAAAAAGTATGGTTTCAGTTTGGTGGGACAACGACCAATGGTCTTTGATGCATATTATATTTCTATGCTTAGCACCCGGTATCAAACCGGTAAGACTGATTATATAAAAAGTTTTCAGATAGGCTTGAAATCAAATATGGAAGCTAGTCGAACAGGCAACTCCTCTAGTATTACGTATCTATTCAAAAAATAG
- the mnmG gene encoding tRNA uridine-5-carboxymethylaminomethyl(34) synthesis enzyme MnmG: protein MYSSYDVIIVGAGHAGCEAAHAAATMGSRVLMITMNLQTIAQMSCNPAMGGVAKGQIVREVDALGGMSGIISDKSMIQFRMLNRSKGPAMWSPRCQSDRNMFAWEWRKALEENRRVDFWQDTVSEVIVLDGRVSGVKTSLGVEFTAKAVVLTNGTFLNGKMFIGEKVFGGGRTAERSATGLTEQLVSLGFESGRMKTGTPPRVDGRSLNYGIMEEQLGDENPGKFSYTNTSPLKTQRSCWITYTNQDVHDKLKTGFEKSPMFTGRIKGLGPRYCPSIEDKINRFADKDRHQIFVEPEGWDTVEVYVNGFSTSLPETVQYDALRKIPGFENVRMFRPGYAVEYDFFPPTQLKPTLETQLVKNLFFAGQINGTTGYEEAACQGLMAGINAHRNVHEEAEFTIKRSEGYIGVLIDDLITKGTEEPYRMFTSRAEYRTLLRQDNADLRLTEKGYAIGLASQERYDNMVQKREGVTKLTEAIRTAKVKPEDVNHWLESKGSSPLREKNSLYTLLKRPEIEQKDVDELLAMFPELPQEGTEIVEQTVIEIKYEDYLNREKQNAEKLDKWENLSINPTFDYDQLKALSFEGKEKLKKLRPSTIGQASRISGVSPSDVSILLVYMGR, encoded by the coding sequence ATGTATTCGTCGTACGATGTAATTATAGTAGGGGCAGGTCACGCAGGTTGTGAAGCGGCTCATGCTGCTGCCACCATGGGCTCACGTGTGTTAATGATCACCATGAACTTGCAGACCATTGCGCAAATGTCCTGTAATCCAGCTATGGGCGGGGTAGCGAAAGGCCAGATTGTACGCGAAGTTGATGCGTTAGGAGGAATGTCTGGCATCATCAGCGACAAAAGTATGATTCAGTTTCGAATGCTGAATCGGTCAAAGGGTCCCGCCATGTGGAGCCCGCGCTGCCAAAGCGATCGAAATATGTTTGCCTGGGAGTGGCGTAAAGCTTTAGAAGAAAACAGACGTGTTGATTTTTGGCAGGATACAGTTAGCGAAGTGATCGTACTGGATGGCCGGGTAAGTGGAGTAAAGACAAGCTTGGGCGTGGAGTTCACGGCCAAAGCCGTTGTCTTAACGAACGGTACTTTTCTGAACGGCAAAATGTTTATTGGTGAAAAAGTATTCGGTGGTGGCCGGACAGCCGAGAGATCAGCCACTGGATTAACCGAGCAACTTGTATCATTAGGGTTTGAATCGGGCCGTATGAAAACCGGAACACCGCCACGGGTTGATGGCCGGAGCCTGAATTATGGAATAATGGAGGAACAACTAGGCGATGAAAACCCAGGGAAGTTTTCATACACCAACACCTCTCCATTAAAGACACAACGTAGTTGCTGGATAACCTATACTAATCAGGATGTACATGACAAGTTAAAAACCGGCTTTGAGAAATCGCCTATGTTTACGGGTCGGATCAAAGGGTTGGGGCCTCGATATTGTCCATCTATCGAAGACAAGATTAACCGCTTTGCTGATAAAGATCGGCATCAGATTTTTGTAGAACCTGAAGGCTGGGATACCGTAGAAGTGTATGTGAATGGATTTTCAACCTCGCTGCCAGAGACTGTACAATATGATGCACTCCGTAAAATACCGGGTTTTGAAAATGTACGCATGTTTCGCCCGGGCTATGCAGTAGAGTATGATTTCTTTCCACCAACTCAGCTTAAGCCGACTCTTGAAACTCAGCTGGTAAAAAATTTATTCTTCGCTGGACAAATAAACGGAACTACGGGGTACGAAGAAGCTGCCTGCCAGGGGTTAATGGCCGGCATCAATGCGCACCGTAACGTACATGAAGAAGCTGAATTTACTATCAAGCGCTCTGAAGGATATATTGGTGTATTAATTGATGACCTGATCACGAAAGGGACTGAAGAGCCCTATCGAATGTTTACGTCGAGGGCTGAATACCGTACCTTACTTCGTCAGGATAATGCTGACTTGCGTTTAACAGAAAAAGGTTATGCGATAGGCCTAGCCTCGCAGGAGCGCTATGATAATATGGTTCAGAAACGGGAGGGTGTCACTAAACTTACAGAAGCTATTCGAACAGCAAAGGTGAAACCTGAAGACGTAAATCACTGGCTTGAATCTAAAGGCAGTTCACCATTACGTGAGAAGAATAGCTTATACACACTGCTAAAAAGACCCGAAATTGAGCAGAAGGATGTTGACGAACTGTTAGCAATGTTCCCTGAACTACCGCAGGAGGGAACGGAAATTGTAGAACAAACTGTCATCGAAATCAAGTACGAAGACTATCTGAATCGTGAAAAGCAGAACGCTGAAAAGCTGGACAAGTGGGAAAACTTGTCAATAAACCCCACTTTTGACTACGATCAGTTGAAAGCTCTATCGTTTGAAGGAAAGGAAAAGCTTAAAAAACTCCGGCCATCAACAATCGGACAGGCCTCCCGAATAAGTGGCGTTAGCCCTTCTGATGTTTCGATTCTGCTCGTTTATATGGGTCGATAA
- a CDS encoding DUF4175 family protein, with protein MQSSNAYTTLLQRIDEYKKRYFQNQLVKGTLFFVALLGSGYLLINTAEFVGRFNSVGRGALFFGFLLTIATGLYLFILRPLMSLYGLNKPLTNDEAARQIGMYFPEVGDKLLNTLQLQRISAAQSDLLQASLDQRSQQLLINRFASAIQISRNRQFLKYAIPPLALILAILIINPAFFTKSSTRLVNYNQEFVEEAPFQFVVQNKSLKAFRNEDFPLSVRLNGDVLPQAVYVVTNGTRFRLEQSGTKYFYTFDNLQRDLDFHLEAAGFNSPTYKVALIDRPAVLSFNVRLDYPVYLNKPTEQLSNVGNLLVPQGTVVNWEFAADHTDSLSLRFNTDSKPLPARLIDNNTFAVNRRLMQNATYTVSLRNNQVNTPSTIQYNVQVIPDRFPQISVDRIQDTVTYNYIALSGLISDDYGFSKLRLNYKINRNGKASPLYTKDILVNRSTTSQNFVFNWSLDSLKLGQEDRLEYFVQVWDNDGVTGPKSSRSNQLNFVIPSNAEIQKQVDQSAEKTENDINNALSKTQAIKKELNQMEDRLRTKKSSDFQDKKQLQDVLQKREELLREVQKLQEQFQKTNDTQQRFAQKNQAMQDKMEQLQKLFNELLDPESKQLYEQLKQLLERKQDEKASELLDRLSRKERNMERDLDRALKLFKQMQLEQKVNNIAENLEKQAENLEKQAEESAKQNETTEDQQKQQEKSQEDFKNTQEQLKQIEEQAEKDDLNKPDASENEQQEIEKQMDEAMKQMKQNQGKKAASSQNKSAKSMRSMSKAMKESMESSEMQQMQENMEDLRNILENLITLSFSEERVMKDFRGMSLQDPRVTKLSQEQLKLQDDAKIIEDSLNALASRVVQIQSFVTRELTNMKFYMDESVQQLRDRRLSMAASKQQFAMTSINNLALMLSDVLKNMQQQMNAMSMPGKGQEGKKGKKPGDGMGEMQKQLNARMKDLQKGGKSGRGLSEELSQMAAEQAMIRSLLKKLQENAKGTETGKQQEKQVQDLMEKMDETETDLVNKRVNQNTINRQNEILTRLLESEKALKQQEEDPKREAESAKSMKRSSPSFFDSTNLQDKAKQVEVLRSVNPNYNLFYKKEANQYLQKVGK; from the coding sequence TTGGCTTTCTGCTCACGATTGCAACCGGTCTATACTTATTCATCCTTCGTCCGTTAATGAGCTTGTATGGGCTAAATAAACCCTTAACCAACGATGAGGCTGCCCGTCAGATAGGGATGTATTTTCCGGAAGTGGGGGATAAGCTACTCAACACACTGCAGCTTCAGCGAATCAGTGCAGCTCAGAGTGATTTGCTTCAGGCCAGTCTGGATCAGCGGTCTCAGCAGTTATTGATCAATCGGTTTGCCAGTGCTATTCAGATTAGCCGTAATCGTCAGTTTTTAAAATATGCCATTCCCCCGTTGGCGTTGATCCTGGCAATTTTAATCATCAATCCGGCGTTTTTTACCAAGTCATCGACACGTCTTGTTAATTATAATCAAGAGTTTGTTGAAGAAGCACCCTTTCAGTTCGTTGTTCAGAACAAATCGCTAAAGGCGTTCCGGAATGAAGATTTCCCTCTATCGGTACGATTAAACGGCGATGTGCTGCCGCAGGCGGTATATGTCGTTACAAATGGAACACGGTTCAGACTTGAGCAGTCAGGCACTAAGTATTTCTATACATTCGACAACCTGCAGCGGGATCTGGATTTTCATCTGGAAGCGGCTGGCTTCAATTCACCTACCTATAAGGTTGCCTTAATTGATCGTCCGGCAGTTCTATCTTTTAACGTGCGTCTCGATTATCCGGTTTACCTGAATAAGCCAACTGAGCAGCTTTCAAACGTTGGAAATTTACTGGTGCCTCAGGGGACGGTTGTAAACTGGGAGTTTGCGGCTGACCATACAGATTCCTTATCTCTCCGGTTTAATACGGATTCCAAGCCATTACCGGCCCGACTGATTGACAATAATACGTTTGCTGTAAACCGACGCCTGATGCAGAATGCAACTTATACGGTGTCACTTCGTAATAATCAGGTTAATACACCATCAACAATTCAATACAATGTTCAGGTTATTCCAGACCGGTTTCCCCAAATCTCTGTTGACCGGATTCAGGACACCGTTACGTATAATTACATTGCTTTGTCTGGATTGATATCCGATGACTACGGTTTTTCGAAACTACGGCTGAATTATAAAATAAATCGGAATGGTAAAGCTTCCCCTTTATACACAAAGGACATCCTGGTTAACCGATCAACAACCTCACAAAACTTTGTTTTTAACTGGTCTTTGGACAGTCTGAAACTAGGGCAGGAGGATCGTCTGGAATATTTTGTGCAGGTATGGGATAACGATGGCGTTACTGGTCCGAAGTCCAGCCGGTCTAATCAGTTGAATTTCGTCATTCCTTCTAATGCTGAAATTCAGAAGCAGGTAGATCAATCGGCCGAAAAAACTGAGAATGACATTAATAATGCACTCAGTAAAACCCAGGCAATCAAGAAAGAACTTAATCAGATGGAAGACCGTCTTCGTACTAAAAAGTCTTCCGATTTTCAGGATAAAAAGCAGCTTCAGGACGTACTTCAAAAACGCGAAGAACTGTTGCGTGAGGTTCAGAAGCTTCAGGAGCAGTTTCAGAAAACGAACGATACTCAGCAACGATTTGCTCAGAAAAACCAGGCTATGCAGGATAAAATGGAACAGTTACAAAAGCTGTTCAACGAACTGCTGGACCCTGAATCGAAGCAATTGTATGAACAGCTTAAGCAGCTCCTGGAACGTAAACAGGACGAAAAAGCCTCTGAACTACTGGACCGTTTAAGCCGCAAAGAACGGAATATGGAACGGGACCTTGACCGTGCTTTAAAGCTTTTCAAGCAAATGCAGCTGGAGCAGAAGGTTAATAATATAGCCGAAAATCTAGAGAAACAGGCCGAAAACCTAGAAAAGCAGGCTGAAGAAAGTGCCAAACAGAATGAGACGACAGAAGATCAGCAAAAGCAGCAAGAGAAGTCTCAGGAAGATTTTAAGAACACACAGGAGCAACTCAAACAAATTGAAGAACAGGCCGAAAAGGATGATTTGAATAAACCTGATGCGTCCGAAAATGAACAGCAGGAGATTGAGAAGCAGATGGATGAAGCCATGAAACAAATGAAGCAGAACCAGGGTAAAAAGGCGGCTTCATCGCAAAACAAATCGGCAAAATCCATGCGTTCGATGAGTAAGGCTATGAAGGAGTCAATGGAATCTTCGGAAATGCAGCAAATGCAGGAGAACATGGAGGATCTTCGTAACATCCTTGAGAACCTCATCACATTATCGTTCAGTGAGGAGCGAGTTATGAAGGATTTCCGTGGAATGAGCCTTCAGGACCCACGTGTTACGAAGTTATCTCAGGAGCAACTAAAGTTACAGGATGATGCAAAAATCATTGAAGATAGCCTGAATGCGTTGGCTAGCCGCGTCGTTCAGATTCAGTCTTTCGTTACTCGTGAGTTAACGAACATGAAATTTTATATGGATGAAAGTGTGCAGCAACTTCGCGATCGTCGTTTAAGTATGGCGGCCTCTAAGCAACAGTTCGCTATGACATCTATTAACAATCTGGCGCTTATGCTTAGCGACGTTCTGAAAAATATGCAGCAGCAAATGAATGCTATGTCCATGCCTGGAAAAGGTCAGGAAGGTAAGAAAGGTAAGAAGCCTGGTGACGGTATGGGTGAAATGCAGAAACAACTGAATGCGCGTATGAAGGATCTCCAGAAAGGGGGGAAGTCTGGTAGGGGATTATCCGAAGAGCTCTCTCAAATGGCAGCTGAACAGGCAATGATCCGTAGTTTACTCAAGAAATTGCAGGAAAATGCAAAAGGTACTGAGACAGGAAAACAACAAGAAAAACAGGTTCAGGATCTTATGGAAAAAATGGATGAGACTGAAACTGACTTAGTAAATAAACGTGTCAACCAGAATACAATTAATCGTCAGAATGAAATTTTGACACGCCTGCTTGAATCTGAAAAAGCCCTCAAACAACAGGAAGAGGACCCAAAACGGGAAGCCGAATCTGCTAAGTCAATGAAGCGAAGTTCACCGTCGTTTTTTGATTCCACCAACTTGCAGGATAAAGCGAAACAGGTTGAAGTGCTTCGTTCTGTTAATCCTAATTACAACTTATTCTATAAAAAGGAAGCTAACCAGTATCTTCAAAAGGTAGGCAAGTAG